One Phycisphaerae bacterium RAS2 DNA window includes the following coding sequences:
- the rplR gene encoding 50S ribosomal protein L18, which yields MKKLKLKQVRHDRRKRRVRASVMGTPQRPRLTVFRSLANISAQLVDDLSGKTICAASTVDKALAEQVKYGGNCKAAEMVGQVIAERARMKGIKQVAFDRNGRHFHGRVKALAEAARKSGLEF from the coding sequence ATGAAGAAACTGAAACTCAAACAGGTGCGTCATGATCGCCGAAAGCGGCGTGTTCGCGCGAGCGTGATGGGCACGCCGCAGCGCCCGCGGCTGACGGTCTTTCGCAGTTTGGCGAACATCAGCGCGCAGCTCGTGGACGACTTGAGCGGCAAGACGATTTGCGCGGCTTCGACGGTCGACAAGGCGCTCGCCGAGCAGGTGAAGTACGGCGGGAATTGCAAGGCTGCCGAAATGGTCGGCCAGGTCATTGCCGAGCGGGCGCGGATGAAGGGAATCAAGCAGGTGGCCTTTGATCGGAACGGCCGCCATTTTCATGGTCGCGTGAAGGCGCTTGCCGAGGCGGCGCGCAAGAGCGGCCTGGAGTTTTAA
- the rpsE gene encoding 30S ribosomal protein S5, translating to MAIRRRQQQQSRDEQSGPSYDDNVVKVYRCAKVVKGGRRFSFAALVVVGDRNRRVGYGYGKANEVPNAVEKGRKAATRAMRPVPLSGSTIPHEVIGRFGSSRVKLLPASEGTGVIAGASVRAVLELAGVKDCLTKAYGSSSPKNLVKATMNALLTLRDRSTVEKLRGVTLSA from the coding sequence ATGGCGATTCGCAGACGACAACAGCAACAATCGCGCGACGAGCAATCCGGCCCGTCGTATGACGACAACGTGGTGAAGGTCTACCGCTGCGCGAAGGTGGTCAAGGGCGGCCGGCGGTTCAGCTTCGCCGCGCTGGTCGTCGTCGGTGACCGCAACCGCCGCGTCGGGTACGGCTATGGCAAGGCCAACGAAGTGCCCAATGCCGTTGAGAAGGGCCGCAAGGCCGCGACGCGCGCGATGCGACCCGTTCCGTTGAGCGGCTCGACGATTCCGCATGAGGTCATCGGGCGGTTTGGTTCCAGTCGCGTGAAGCTGCTTCCGGCTTCGGAAGGAACGGGCGTCATCGCCGGCGCCAGCGTTCGTGCGGTGCTGGAGCTGGCCGGTGTAAAGGATTGCCTGACGAAGGCGTACGGTTCGAGCAGCCCGAAGAACTTGGTCAAGGCGACAATGAACGCGCTGCTGACGCTGCGTGATCGTTCGACGGTGGAGAAGTTGCGCGGCGTGACGCTGTCGGCCTGA
- the rplO gene encoding 50S ribosomal protein L15 encodes MNITEITKKAGAKPPRRRVGRGEGSGWGKTAGYGHKGQNARAGGGAKRGLLSEGGVFPLFRRIPKVGFNNKNFTARYQVVNVSDLDKRFDNGAHVTAATLWEAGLIRDAKAPVKVLGDGAIAKKLTVEAERFSADAAKKIESAGGKVTRLGPQPKKKFVKRPAAAAKKASPEGESGDAKPAKEAKGKEAKGKGAPQGEGGESA; translated from the coding sequence ATGAACATCACAGAAATCACGAAAAAAGCCGGCGCCAAACCGCCTCGACGGCGAGTCGGTCGCGGTGAAGGCAGCGGCTGGGGCAAGACAGCCGGTTACGGCCACAAGGGCCAGAACGCACGGGCCGGCGGCGGTGCCAAGCGCGGCCTGTTGAGCGAGGGCGGCGTGTTTCCGCTGTTCCGGCGCATTCCCAAGGTGGGGTTCAACAACAAGAATTTCACCGCCCGGTATCAGGTCGTGAACGTGTCCGACCTGGACAAGCGTTTTGACAACGGCGCGCACGTGACGGCGGCGACGCTGTGGGAAGCGGGACTGATTCGCGACGCGAAAGCGCCGGTCAAGGTGCTGGGCGACGGCGCGATCGCGAAGAAGCTGACGGTCGAGGCGGAACGCTTCAGCGCCGACGCGGCGAAGAAGATTGAGTCCGCAGGCGGCAAGGTGACGCGCCTGGGCCCGCAGCCGAAGAAGAAATTTGTCAAACGTCCGGCGGCGGCAGCCAAGAAGGCCTCGCCCGAGGGCGAGAGCGGCGATGCCAAGCCGGCCAAGGAAGCAAAGGGCAAAGAGGCCAAGGGCAAGGGCGCGCCGCAAGGTGAAGGGGGCGAATCGGCCTAG
- the secY gene encoding Protein translocase subunit SecY translates to MFKAFLNIFKVKDLRNKILFTLGLLAAYRIGFYVPLPGVDQEQLTRHFQNMGGGEGGGMQQLTEYFALFSGGNLSQSTIFGLGIMPYISASIIFQLLGTVIPALEKLRKEGEAGRKKLQEYTRYATVGICLIQGAFWMRYMQASRLVYAEYADISASFTPTMCFWLIGITALTAGTLFLMWLGEQIDEYGIGNGVSLIIMAGILARLPSSILEVAQNSSMEVGGTAQFGPAKIVFLILAFVGVVAGSILITQAQRRIPIQQAKQTRGRRVWGGQRHYLPLRVNHGGVMPIIFASSLLIFPHLILDWLANMFPTSGFLSMLASEFRRSGFLYVLCYVVLVYFFAYFWTTVQFQPKEMANQLRDYGSFIPGLRPGKRTADYLETVMTRITYVGAGFLAAIAIIPQVVAAAMEIPMGVASFLGGTGLLIVVSVGLDLVQRIEANLVMRNYGGFLDESGGTRIKGAYA, encoded by the coding sequence ATGTTTAAGGCTTTTCTGAACATCTTCAAGGTGAAGGACCTGCGGAACAAGATTCTGTTCACGCTGGGGCTTCTTGCCGCCTATCGAATCGGCTTCTACGTGCCGCTGCCTGGCGTGGATCAGGAACAATTGACGCGCCACTTTCAGAACATGGGCGGCGGCGAGGGCGGCGGCATGCAGCAGTTGACGGAGTATTTTGCTCTGTTCAGCGGCGGCAATCTCTCGCAAAGCACGATCTTCGGCCTGGGAATTATGCCGTACATTTCGGCGTCGATCATCTTCCAGCTTCTGGGCACGGTGATTCCGGCGCTGGAGAAGCTGCGCAAAGAAGGTGAGGCCGGCCGGAAGAAGCTCCAGGAATACACGCGTTACGCGACCGTCGGCATTTGCCTCATCCAGGGTGCATTCTGGATGCGCTACATGCAGGCGTCGCGACTCGTTTATGCCGAGTATGCGGACATCAGTGCCAGCTTCACGCCGACGATGTGCTTCTGGCTGATCGGCATCACGGCGCTGACAGCGGGAACGTTGTTCCTGATGTGGCTCGGCGAGCAGATCGACGAGTACGGCATCGGCAACGGCGTGAGCCTCATCATCATGGCCGGCATCCTCGCGCGGCTTCCAAGCTCGATTCTCGAAGTGGCGCAGAACTCCTCGATGGAAGTCGGCGGTACGGCGCAGTTCGGCCCGGCCAAGATTGTCTTTCTCATTCTCGCGTTTGTCGGCGTGGTCGCCGGGTCGATTCTTATCACCCAGGCGCAGCGGCGCATTCCGATTCAGCAGGCCAAGCAGACGCGCGGCCGACGCGTTTGGGGCGGGCAGCGCCATTACCTGCCGTTGCGCGTCAATCACGGCGGCGTCATGCCGATCATCTTCGCGAGCAGCTTGTTGATCTTCCCGCACCTGATTCTCGACTGGCTGGCGAACATGTTTCCGACCAGCGGATTCTTGAGCATGCTGGCTTCGGAGTTTCGGCGGTCGGGTTTCCTGTACGTCTTGTGCTACGTCGTGCTGGTGTACTTCTTTGCGTATTTCTGGACGACCGTCCAGTTTCAGCCAAAAGAAATGGCGAACCAGCTTCGCGACTACGGCAGCTTTATTCCGGGTCTGCGCCCCGGCAAGCGCACCGCGGATTATCTTGAAACCGTGATGACGCGCATCACCTACGTCGGCGCGGGCTTCCTCGCCGCCATTGCGATTATTCCACAGGTGGTGGCGGCTGCGATGGAGATCCCGATGGGCGTCGCGTCCTTCCTAGGCGGGACCGGTTTGCTGATCGTGGTGAGTGTCGGACTGGACCTCGTGCAGCGCATCGAGGCCAACCTGGTGATGCGAAATTACGGCGGCTTCCTCGATGAATCGGGTGGTACTCGAATCAAGGGAGCTTACGCGTGA
- the adk gene encoding Adenylate kinase: MNLILLGPPGAGKGTQAVKIAEAFNLVHLSSGDILRAERKNQTPLGKQAQEYMDKGVLVPDDLILSMMIGQIGRIDTGRGFLLDGFPRTLAQAEGLDRRLEAAKRRIDRVVNIVLSDEIVTKRLTGRWSCPQDGRVYHEMFSPPRTSGACDACGTALTRRKDDEPSVVSQRLRTYHEETRPLEAYYSSRGLMANVDGSAEVSAVTDAIRKVCQAA; the protein is encoded by the coding sequence GTGAACCTGATCCTGCTGGGGCCGCCGGGCGCCGGGAAAGGCACCCAGGCGGTGAAGATCGCCGAGGCGTTCAATCTAGTGCATCTGTCCAGCGGAGACATCCTGCGGGCCGAGCGCAAGAACCAAACGCCACTCGGCAAGCAGGCCCAGGAGTATATGGACAAAGGCGTGCTCGTTCCGGATGACCTGATCCTGTCAATGATGATCGGGCAGATCGGGCGGATCGACACTGGACGAGGTTTTTTGTTGGACGGGTTTCCCCGGACGCTGGCGCAGGCAGAGGGGCTTGACCGGCGGCTGGAAGCTGCGAAGAGGCGAATTGATCGCGTGGTGAACATCGTGTTGTCCGACGAGATCGTGACCAAGCGCCTGACCGGGCGCTGGTCCTGTCCGCAGGACGGCCGGGTGTATCACGAAATGTTTTCGCCGCCGCGGACCTCCGGTGCCTGCGATGCCTGCGGGACGGCGTTGACGCGGCGGAAGGACGATGAGCCGTCGGTGGTGTCGCAACGGCTTCGGACGTATCACGAAGAGACGCGCCCGCTGGAAGCCTATTATTCCAGTCGCGGCCTGATGGCGAATGTGGACGGTTCGGCGGAAGTGAGCGCGGTGACGGACGCGATCCGGAAGGTTTGTCAGGCGGCATGA
- the map gene encoding Methionine aminopeptidase 1, translated as MAVLKSPREIELMRSAGRVVYQVLQRMREIVRPGVCTEVLGTEADKLIAEAGGTALFRGVKTPATKFPFPSAVCVSVNEEVVHGIPGPRVLKDGDVVSIDCGVRMKGYCGDSATTLPVGRIHPDVKRLLDVTSGALELAIREMRPGRMWSEVAGAMQQYVESAGFSVVREFVGHGIGQGMHEEPKVPNYTDRKQRKTDFRLEPGLVLAVEPMVNMGSAEVRAGDSTGWPQVTKDGRWSAHFEHTVAVTPTGVDVLTDGR; from the coding sequence ATGGCGGTACTCAAGAGCCCGCGCGAAATTGAATTGATGCGTTCCGCCGGTCGCGTCGTGTATCAGGTCTTGCAGCGGATGCGCGAGATCGTACGGCCGGGCGTTTGCACGGAGGTGCTGGGTACGGAAGCCGACAAGCTGATCGCGGAAGCCGGCGGCACGGCTTTGTTCCGCGGTGTGAAAACGCCGGCGACAAAGTTCCCGTTCCCGTCGGCCGTTTGTGTCAGCGTGAACGAAGAAGTGGTCCACGGGATTCCGGGGCCGCGTGTGTTGAAAGATGGCGACGTTGTCAGCATCGACTGCGGCGTTCGCATGAAGGGTTACTGCGGCGATTCGGCGACGACGTTGCCGGTCGGTCGCATTCACCCCGACGTGAAGCGTCTGCTGGACGTGACGTCGGGCGCGTTGGAGCTGGCGATTCGCGAGATGCGGCCGGGCCGCATGTGGAGCGAGGTGGCCGGCGCCATGCAGCAATATGTCGAATCGGCGGGCTTCTCGGTGGTACGGGAGTTCGTCGGTCACGGCATCGGTCAGGGTATGCACGAGGAGCCGAAGGTTCCGAACTACACCGACCGCAAGCAGCGCAAGACCGACTTCCGGTTGGAGCCGGGTCTGGTTCTTGCGGTCGAGCCGATGGTGAACATGGGATCGGCCGAAGTGCGAGCGGGCGATTCAACGGGTTGGCCGCAGGTGACGAAGGACGGTCGCTGGTCGGCACACTTTGAACACACGGTGGCGGTGACGCCAACGGGTGTGGACGTATTGACGGACGGTCGATGA
- the rpmJ gene encoding 50S ribosomal protein L36 codes for MKVRSSVRRICENCKLIKRKGVIRVICSSNPRHKQRQG; via the coding sequence ATGAAAGTGCGTAGCAGTGTTCGGCGCATTTGCGAGAATTGCAAGTTGATCAAGCGCAAGGGCGTGATCCGGGTGATCTGTTCGTCCAATCCGCGCCACAAGCAGCGACAGGGTTGA
- the rpsM gene encoding 30S ribosomal protein S13: protein MPRIAGVDIPNEKRVEIALQYVHGIGPHLSRVILKEAGIAPDVRAKNLTEDEISRIAGIIDRNYVVEGQLKRQVSQNIARLKDIQCYRGLRHRRGLPVRGQRTRTNARTRKGPKKTVAGKKGVKELRS, encoded by the coding sequence ATGCCGCGTATTGCAGGCGTGGACATTCCGAACGAGAAGCGTGTCGAGATCGCGCTTCAGTACGTCCATGGGATCGGGCCGCACCTGTCCCGTGTGATCCTGAAGGAAGCGGGAATCGCTCCGGATGTTCGCGCGAAGAACCTGACGGAAGACGAAATCAGCCGCATCGCCGGCATCATCGACCGCAACTACGTGGTCGAGGGCCAGCTCAAGCGCCAGGTGTCGCAGAACATCGCGCGACTGAAGGACATCCAATGCTATCGCGGCCTGCGCCATCGGCGCGGCCTGCCGGTGCGTGGTCAGCGCACGCGGACCAACGCGCGGACGCGCAAGGGTCCGAAGAAGACCGTCGCCGGCAAGAAGGGCGTGAAGGAACTGCGCAGCTAA
- the rpsK gene encoding 30S ribosomal protein S11, with protein sequence MAKAAGTKKKTRRNVARGIAHVKASFNNTTVTITDTNGEVLCWQSAGTVGFKGTRKSTPFAAQRAGEQAASAARKFGLSEIEVRVKGPGSGRESAISGLQSGGLRILSIEDVTPLPHNGCRPARKRRV encoded by the coding sequence GTGGCAAAAGCAGCAGGCACGAAGAAGAAGACGCGGCGGAACGTGGCGCGAGGCATTGCGCACGTGAAGGCGTCTTTCAACAACACGACGGTGACGATCACCGACACCAACGGCGAAGTGCTCTGTTGGCAGTCGGCCGGTACCGTGGGATTCAAGGGAACGCGCAAGAGCACGCCCTTCGCCGCGCAGCGAGCGGGCGAGCAGGCGGCATCGGCCGCGCGCAAGTTCGGCCTTTCGGAAATTGAAGTCCGCGTGAAGGGTCCGGGGAGCGGCCGTGAGTCGGCCATTTCGGGCCTGCAGTCAGGCGGCCTGCGAATCTTGAGCATCGAAGACGTGACGCCGCTTCCGCACAACGGGTGCCGGCCGGCGCGCAAGCGGCGCGTGTAG
- the rpsD gene encoding 30S ribosomal protein S4 has translation MGRYIGPVCRLCRREGIKLMLKGSRCESAKCPMEKQGRNMPPGQAKAFRRGQGSEYGKRLRETQKVKRYYGLFDTQFRRYFERAAHTAENTGTALLTMLERRLDNVVTKLGFAPSRRSARISIGHGHFSVNGHCVNKPGYLVRPGDKITVNKREGSKKMVKHWVDLDPNRPVQGWLKLDGGQLEGQVVAMPGREDVQIPVEEQLIVEFCNR, from the coding sequence ATGGGAAGATACATCGGACCAGTTTGTCGGCTTTGTCGGCGCGAGGGCATCAAGCTGATGCTCAAAGGGTCACGGTGCGAAAGCGCCAAGTGCCCGATGGAGAAGCAGGGTCGCAACATGCCGCCGGGCCAGGCCAAGGCGTTTCGCCGCGGCCAGGGCAGCGAGTACGGCAAGCGCCTGCGCGAGACGCAGAAGGTGAAGCGCTACTACGGCCTGTTTGACACACAGTTCCGGCGGTACTTCGAGCGCGCGGCGCACACGGCCGAGAACACCGGCACGGCGCTGTTGACCATGCTCGAGCGCCGGCTGGACAACGTTGTGACCAAGCTGGGCTTCGCGCCGTCGCGTCGCTCGGCGCGCATCTCGATCGGTCACGGTCATTTTTCCGTGAACGGACACTGCGTCAACAAGCCGGGCTACCTCGTGCGCCCCGGTGACAAAATCACGGTGAACAAGCGCGAAGGCAGCAAGAAGATGGTCAAGCACTGGGTGGACCTGGATCCGAATCGCCCGGTGCAGGGATGGCTGAAGTTGGACGGCGGCCAATTGGAAGGCCAGGTCGTCGCCATGCCGGGCCGCGAGGACGTGCAGATTCCCGTTGAAGAGCAGTTGATCGTGGAGTTCTGCAACCGATGA
- the rpoA_1 gene encoding DNA-directed RNA polymerase subunit alpha produces the protein MIAADEKLKIPAEPGLSLGIEPNEYVGASASEGTSRRSREVRAMRIRWRGLELPTRVVRDDATSTPTYGRFLIEPFERGFGTTVGNSLRRILLSSLEGAAVTHVRLKGADHEFMSIPGVLEDVTNIILNVKSLIVRLSGETPKAMRVSVKGQAKTMTPVRAEQIVCDPAIEIINKGQLLCTLTDAAEFDMEMTVAHGRSYATADDNKQGEDQVIGIIPVDSVFSPVNRVRYRVEDTRVGQRTNYDRLVLEIWTNGTITPEMALVEAAKILRKHLNPFVQYFELGSGLAIETADGQSDAGATAPDEGILAMPISRLELSVRSSNCLASAQIATIGELVQMDEGSLLKLRSFGKTSLNEVKRKLAEHGLSLKDSLPIDESIDENDTGEDESASGGMLGGLDSGSMPAPGALDSMSGHYSPPPTGDPAASNPGFNG, from the coding sequence ATGATCGCGGCCGACGAAAAGTTGAAAATACCGGCCGAGCCGGGCTTGTCCCTTGGCATCGAGCCGAACGAATACGTGGGCGCTTCGGCGTCAGAAGGAACGTCACGCCGTTCCCGGGAGGTCAGAGCGATGCGAATTAGGTGGCGAGGTTTGGAATTGCCGACCCGCGTGGTGCGGGATGACGCGACCAGCACGCCGACGTATGGGCGATTTTTGATTGAGCCGTTTGAGCGTGGTTTTGGAACCACGGTGGGCAATAGTCTGCGCCGCATCCTCTTGAGCAGCCTGGAAGGCGCCGCGGTGACGCACGTCCGGCTCAAGGGCGCGGACCATGAGTTCATGTCGATTCCGGGCGTTCTGGAAGACGTGACCAACATCATTCTGAACGTGAAGTCGCTCATCGTCCGCTTGAGCGGCGAGACCCCCAAGGCGATGCGCGTCAGCGTCAAGGGCCAGGCCAAGACGATGACACCGGTTCGCGCCGAGCAGATCGTTTGCGACCCGGCGATTGAGATCATCAACAAGGGGCAGCTCCTCTGCACCCTGACGGACGCCGCCGAATTCGACATGGAAATGACCGTCGCGCACGGGCGAAGCTATGCGACGGCCGACGACAACAAGCAGGGCGAGGATCAGGTCATCGGGATCATCCCGGTCGACTCGGTCTTCAGCCCGGTGAATCGCGTTCGCTACCGCGTCGAGGACACACGCGTCGGCCAGCGCACCAACTACGACCGGCTCGTGCTGGAAATCTGGACCAACGGCACGATCACGCCCGAAATGGCGCTGGTCGAGGCTGCCAAGATTCTCCGCAAGCATCTCAATCCGTTCGTGCAGTACTTCGAGCTGGGCAGCGGCCTGGCCATCGAGACGGCCGACGGACAGAGCGATGCGGGGGCGACCGCGCCGGATGAGGGCATCCTTGCGATGCCGATCTCGCGGCTGGAGCTTTCGGTTCGGTCGAGCAACTGCCTCGCCTCGGCGCAGATCGCGACGATCGGTGAGTTGGTTCAGATGGACGAGGGCAGCCTGCTGAAGCTGCGAAGTTTCGGCAAGACGTCGCTCAATGAGGTAAAGCGCAAGCTCGCCGAACACGGGCTTTCGCTTAAAGACTCGCTGCCGATCGATGAATCGATTGACGAGAATGACACCGGCGAAGATGAATCCGCTTCGGGCGGGATGCTCGGCGGTCTGGATTCAGGCTCGATGCCGGCGCCGGGCGCGCTGGATTCAATGAGCGGCCATTACTCGCCGCCGCCGACCGGCGATCCTGCTGCCAGCAATCCGGGGTTTAACGGGTAG
- the rplQ gene encoding 50S ribosomal protein L17, giving the protein MRHKKSGRHLARTTAHHLAMRRNMAQSLFQYGQIETTLIKAKEVRPFVERLITLARRNTLVSRQRIMAMLNDRACILPDQQEAYEAMSYADRDRVLRARTGRRHRTGAVPASYNKNKFTFVATSVVHRLVTDIAPKFADRPGGYTRIVRLAKRRIGDGTDLALLQLVGFDDQKPTDLKKMVGSRRKKTAERKRAMEGKRTKSGKAAAKAAPAPAAKAADPAAE; this is encoded by the coding sequence ATGCGACATAAGAAATCCGGACGACACCTGGCCCGCACGACAGCGCACCACCTGGCGATGCGCCGGAACATGGCCCAGAGCCTGTTCCAGTACGGCCAGATCGAAACGACCCTGATTAAGGCAAAGGAAGTGCGTCCGTTCGTGGAGCGGCTCATCACGCTCGCGCGGCGCAACACGCTCGTGAGTCGCCAGAGAATCATGGCGATGCTGAACGATCGCGCGTGCATTCTGCCCGACCAGCAGGAAGCCTATGAAGCCATGAGCTACGCCGATCGCGATCGGGTGCTGCGCGCTCGCACCGGCCGCCGGCACCGGACCGGTGCGGTTCCGGCCAGTTACAACAAGAACAAGTTTACGTTTGTCGCCACGTCGGTCGTTCACCGCCTGGTGACCGACATCGCCCCGAAGTTCGCGGATCGACCCGGTGGTTACACGCGGATCGTGCGACTGGCCAAGCGTCGCATCGGTGACGGCACCGATCTTGCTTTGCTTCAGTTGGTCGGGTTCGACGATCAGAAGCCCACCGACCTGAAGAAGATGGTCGGCTCCCGCCGGAAGAAGACCGCCGAGCGGAAGCGTGCGATGGAAGGCAAGCGCACCAAGTCCGGCAAGGCTGCGGCCAAGGCGGCTCCCGCTCCGGCTGCGAAAGCGGCTGATCCGGCGGCAGAGTGA
- a CDS encoding HIT-like protein: MSGPCIFCKIAEGAIPSRQVYSDEHCVAFLDISPLAPGHTLVVPRRHVTNLLDCSADALVEVTRALPRIASAVVAATGATGLNLLQNSGTSSGQVVMHLHFHLIPRCEGDGLGYRWNAGSYAAGEAEAIQDRIARQLQS, translated from the coding sequence ATGTCCGGTCCGTGCATTTTCTGCAAGATCGCCGAGGGGGCCATTCCTTCCCGGCAGGTCTATTCCGATGAGCATTGCGTGGCGTTTCTGGACATTTCCCCGCTCGCGCCGGGGCACACGCTCGTCGTGCCGCGCCGCCACGTGACGAATCTGCTGGATTGCTCTGCCGACGCACTCGTCGAAGTGACTCGTGCGCTGCCGCGCATCGCGTCCGCAGTGGTTGCCGCGACCGGCGCAACCGGATTGAACCTCCTTCAGAACAGCGGCACCAGCAGCGGGCAGGTGGTCATGCATCTGCACTTTCATTTGATCCCGCGCTGCGAAGGCGACGGACTCGGCTATCGATGGAACGCCGGCTCTTACGCCGCCGGCGAAGCCGAAGCCATTCAGGATCGCATAGCGCGTCAGCTTCAAAGTTAA